The Pseudomonas baetica genome includes a region encoding these proteins:
- the phnE gene encoding phosphonate ABC transporter, permease protein PhnE, whose product MQSQNYQWVGVRPRGPRSWLTTAGVVLIVLWTLDWSAQGAQLSLGELAAGLPQIGDFLSRTFPPDLSILPRLLAPAVETLQIAIWGTLLGVLLAIPLSFLAARNLSRNRWLFHATRQALNFTRSINELILALIFVSAVGLGPFPGVLALALHGVGMLGKFFAESIEEIDQGPIEALQATGARPLQVIVFGVLPQVITAWIAVILYRFEVNLRSATVLGMVGAGGLGFELVSSLKLFKYQETATCIIVITFMVIVADAVSSRLRASIQSGSSV is encoded by the coding sequence ATGCAATCGCAAAACTATCAGTGGGTCGGCGTTCGTCCCCGTGGCCCGCGCAGTTGGCTGACCACCGCCGGTGTTGTCCTGATCGTGCTGTGGACGCTTGACTGGAGCGCCCAAGGCGCGCAACTGAGCCTCGGCGAACTGGCCGCCGGGTTGCCGCAGATTGGTGATTTTCTCTCGCGCACCTTTCCGCCGGACCTGAGCATCCTCCCGCGACTGCTGGCGCCGGCAGTAGAAACCCTGCAGATCGCCATCTGGGGCACCCTGCTCGGGGTGTTGCTGGCGATTCCGCTGTCGTTTCTCGCCGCACGCAATCTGAGCCGCAACCGCTGGCTGTTTCACGCCACCCGTCAGGCACTGAATTTTACCCGCAGCATCAACGAACTGATCCTTGCCTTGATCTTCGTCTCGGCAGTCGGGCTCGGCCCGTTCCCCGGCGTATTGGCGCTGGCGCTGCATGGCGTGGGCATGCTCGGCAAGTTCTTCGCCGAGAGCATCGAAGAGATCGACCAAGGCCCGATTGAAGCGCTGCAAGCGACCGGTGCTCGGCCGCTACAGGTGATCGTGTTTGGTGTTTTGCCGCAAGTCATCACTGCGTGGATTGCGGTGATCCTGTACCGCTTCGAAGTGAACCTGCGCTCGGCAACGGTGCTGGGCATGGTCGGCGCTGGCGGCCTGGGCTTCGAACTGGTGAGCAGCCTCAAACTGTTCAAATATCAGGAAACCGCGACCTGCATCATCGTCATCACGTTCATGGTGATCGTCGCCGATGCCGTTTCGAGCCGGCTGCGGGCGTCGATCCAGAGCGGTTCATCCGTTTAA
- a CDS encoding LysR substrate-binding domain-containing protein, translating to MSSAKLRAFLAVARHGSFSAGARASGLSQPTLTTQVQSLERQHNVELFHRRGRRIELSDVGRQLLPIAQRLALLELEAHNLLRDSGRLDSGQLKVGAVGPFHVIEMVDSYLQQHPNIDVSIRVGNSAQVLSDLENYVTDIAVLAGRQDDPALCSVRYARHAIILFAHHEHPLANRGSVRLEELEGQRLLQREPGSTTRLVLEQALNAAQVKPRIAMEIGSREALREAVVRGLGLGVVSEAEFIADPNIRTIRIEGEELFTETYLYCLAERRSSRLISSFFDAALG from the coding sequence ATGTCGAGCGCCAAATTGCGGGCCTTTCTCGCCGTCGCCCGCCACGGCAGTTTCAGTGCCGGGGCGCGGGCGTCGGGGCTCAGTCAACCGACACTGACCACGCAGGTGCAAAGTCTGGAGCGACAGCACAACGTCGAACTGTTTCATCGGCGTGGGCGGCGGATTGAATTGTCGGATGTCGGGCGGCAGTTGCTGCCGATCGCGCAACGGCTGGCCTTGCTGGAACTGGAAGCGCACAACCTGCTGCGCGACTCCGGACGGCTCGACAGCGGCCAGCTCAAGGTCGGTGCGGTGGGGCCGTTTCATGTGATCGAAATGGTCGACAGTTATCTGCAACAGCATCCGAATATCGACGTGTCGATCCGCGTGGGTAACTCAGCGCAAGTGTTGTCGGATCTGGAAAATTACGTCACCGACATCGCTGTGCTGGCCGGGCGTCAGGATGATCCGGCGTTGTGTTCAGTGCGTTATGCGCGGCACGCGATCATCTTGTTCGCGCACCATGAGCATCCGCTGGCCAATCGCGGCAGCGTGCGCCTGGAAGAACTGGAAGGGCAACGGCTGCTGCAACGTGAGCCCGGTTCGACCACGCGGCTGGTGCTGGAGCAGGCGCTGAATGCGGCGCAGGTAAAACCGCGCATCGCCATGGAAATCGGCAGTCGTGAGGCACTGCGTGAAGCGGTGGTGCGCGGGTTGGGGCTGGGTGTGGTGTCGGAAGCGGAGTTCATCGCCGACCCGAACATCCGCACGATCAGAATCGAGGGCGAAGAGCTGTTCACCGAGACGTATCTTTATTGCTTGGCAGAACGGCGTTCCAGCCGGCTCATTTCGTCGTTTTTCGATGCGGCGCTCGGCTGA
- a CDS encoding LysR substrate-binding domain-containing protein has product MYQYHKWLRSFHAVAKTGSFTLAAEFLSVGQPTVSEQVNALENTFSVELFHRRGRYIEMSAAGHKLYAITQGLFGQEDEAVQLLQSFKQRKTGMLRLGAVSPPIAMNLTYELMQRHPDIELETSFSSEKDTLARLFNFDIDVAILALSEFDERFHTRLYHRYPIIAVVRDDHPWASQAQVHVSEISGEKWVMREKSARTRQLVEESCKRLDIELDCVMHLNSREAIVHAIVKGIGIGFVSAVEYAETPGTTPITFVDHPFFIEYHLCCLGIRRNRPVIAELFDSNPPLT; this is encoded by the coding sequence ATGTACCAGTATCACAAGTGGTTGCGTTCGTTTCATGCGGTGGCCAAGACCGGCAGCTTTACCCTGGCTGCCGAGTTTCTCAGCGTCGGCCAGCCGACCGTCAGCGAGCAGGTCAACGCGCTGGAAAACACCTTCTCGGTCGAGCTGTTCCATCGGCGTGGCCGCTACATCGAAATGAGCGCCGCCGGGCACAAGCTCTACGCCATCACCCAAGGCCTGTTCGGCCAGGAGGATGAAGCCGTGCAACTGTTGCAGAGCTTCAAGCAGCGCAAGACCGGCATGTTGCGCCTCGGCGCGGTGTCGCCCCCGATTGCGATGAACCTGACGTATGAGTTGATGCAGCGCCATCCGGATATCGAACTGGAAACCTCGTTTTCCTCGGAAAAAGACACTCTGGCGCGGCTGTTCAACTTCGATATCGACGTGGCGATTCTGGCCTTGTCGGAATTCGATGAGCGCTTCCACACGCGGCTGTATCACCGTTACCCGATCATTGCCGTGGTCCGCGATGACCATCCGTGGGCCAGTCAGGCGCAAGTTCACGTCAGCGAGATCAGCGGCGAAAAATGGGTAATGCGCGAGAAAAGTGCGCGCACCCGGCAACTGGTGGAAGAAAGCTGCAAGCGCCTCGACATCGAACTCGATTGCGTCATGCACCTGAACAGCCGCGAAGCCATCGTGCACGCCATCGTCAAGGGCATCGGCATCGGGTTTGTCTCGGCGGTCGAGTACGCCGAAACCCCCGGCACCACGCCGATCACCTTTGTCGATCACCCGTTCTTCATCGAATACCACCTGTGCTGCCTCGGCATCCGCAGGAACCGGCCAGTGATTGCCGAACTGTTTGATTCCAATCCACCGCTGACCTGA
- the psrA gene encoding iron-containing alcohol dehydrogenase PsrA: MTARFQNPVDTRFGWGSLQELAALTEQQTVALVTFPEARGLGLVDRLQALLGERLVYVFEDVQPNPDVAHLRSTYENFWQQAGGCDVVLAVGGGSAIDTAKALIVGTESGRFDELLTLLATGKPFTPPHCKQLIAAPTTAGTGSEVTPWATIWDSASQKKYSLHLDCTWPRVAIIDPQLMLTVPAGVTVSTGLDALSHALEAIWNVNANPVSDTFAISAIEDILECLPSLQKDLSSQELRTRMALAALKAGLAFSNTKTALAHSISYEMTLRHGLPHGIACSFTLPLVLGLAWGHDVTRDRTLQRVFGEDLPKAQQQLREFLHALGVKTEFADYGVSAQDAEDIIHLAMQGARGKNFIGSQAA, translated from the coding sequence ATGACTGCCCGTTTTCAAAACCCCGTCGACACCCGCTTCGGCTGGGGCAGCCTGCAAGAACTTGCCGCCCTTACCGAGCAGCAAACCGTTGCCCTCGTGACCTTTCCCGAGGCGCGTGGGCTGGGGCTGGTGGATCGCCTGCAAGCCCTGCTCGGTGAGCGTCTGGTCTATGTTTTCGAAGATGTGCAACCCAATCCCGATGTCGCGCATCTACGCAGCACCTACGAGAACTTCTGGCAGCAGGCCGGCGGCTGTGACGTGGTCCTGGCCGTCGGTGGCGGCAGTGCCATTGATACCGCGAAGGCGTTGATCGTCGGTACCGAGTCAGGACGTTTCGATGAGCTGCTGACACTGCTGGCAACCGGCAAACCGTTTACCCCGCCACACTGCAAACAGCTGATCGCCGCGCCGACCACGGCCGGCACCGGCAGCGAAGTCACGCCGTGGGCGACCATTTGGGACAGCGCCAGCCAGAAGAAATACTCGTTGCACCTGGATTGCACCTGGCCGCGCGTGGCGATCATCGATCCGCAACTGATGCTCACCGTGCCGGCCGGCGTGACCGTTTCCACCGGGCTCGACGCACTGTCCCATGCACTGGAGGCAATCTGGAATGTGAACGCCAACCCGGTCTCGGATACCTTCGCGATCTCGGCGATTGAAGACATTCTCGAGTGCCTGCCGAGCCTGCAAAAAGACTTGTCCAGCCAGGAACTGCGCACGCGCATGGCGTTGGCCGCGCTCAAGGCCGGGCTGGCATTTTCCAACACCAAAACCGCGCTGGCGCATTCGATTTCCTACGAAATGACCCTGCGTCACGGTTTGCCCCACGGCATCGCCTGTTCCTTCACCCTGCCGCTGGTACTGGGTCTGGCCTGGGGTCACGACGTCACCCGCGACCGCACACTGCAGCGGGTCTTCGGCGAGGATTTGCCCAAGGCTCAACAGCAGTTGCGCGAGTTCCTCCATGCTCTGGGCGTGAAGACTGAATTCGCCGACTACGGCGTCTCGGCACAGGACGCCGAAGACATCATTCACCTGGCGATGCAAGGCGCGCGCGGCAAGAACTTCATCGGTTCGCAAGCTGCCTGA
- a CDS encoding alpha/beta fold hydrolase, with the protein MNTMAAAFAESIQRQDIALIARDGYPLSAKRYGAASVVKGNLIMAGATGVQQRFYRRFAEHAARQGFHVLTLDYRGIGESKPASLKGFEMSYLDWAYQDLAAAVDLLSQEVLPLYWVGHSFGGHAIGLLPNHPALTACYTLGSGAGWSGWMSRTEAWKIRLMWTFVLPVIVARKGYMAWSMLGMGDDLPLGVYNDWKRWCKFPHYYFDDPQMSHLHALYAEVTTPCVFATSVDDPWAPPRSRDAFVKAMVNAPLTLLDLQPPRGSKPYGHMGYFRESAQPLWDEVLDWLQSVPAHTT; encoded by the coding sequence ATGAACACCATGGCCGCAGCCTTTGCCGAATCGATCCAGAGACAGGACATCGCCCTCATTGCCCGCGATGGTTATCCGTTGTCCGCCAAGCGCTACGGCGCAGCGAGCGTCGTCAAAGGTAACCTGATCATGGCCGGTGCCACCGGGGTCCAGCAGCGCTTTTATCGGCGTTTTGCCGAGCACGCGGCGCGCCAGGGCTTTCACGTGCTGACCCTCGATTACCGGGGCATCGGTGAGTCGAAACCGGCTTCGCTCAAAGGCTTTGAGATGTCTTATCTGGATTGGGCTTATCAGGATCTGGCGGCGGCAGTGGATCTGCTAAGCCAGGAAGTATTGCCGCTGTATTGGGTCGGCCATTCGTTTGGTGGTCATGCGATTGGTCTGTTGCCCAATCACCCCGCCCTGACAGCTTGCTACACCCTGGGCAGTGGCGCGGGGTGGAGCGGCTGGATGTCCCGAACCGAGGCCTGGAAAATCCGTCTGATGTGGACGTTTGTGCTGCCGGTGATTGTCGCCCGCAAAGGCTACATGGCCTGGAGCATGCTGGGCATGGGCGATGATTTGCCGCTGGGCGTTTACAACGACTGGAAACGCTGGTGCAAATTCCCCCACTACTACTTCGACGACCCCCAGATGAGCCATCTGCATGCGCTCTACGCCGAGGTCACAACGCCATGCGTTTTCGCCACGTCGGTCGATGATCCGTGGGCGCCGCCGCGTTCGCGCGATGCGTTTGTCAAAGCCATGGTGAATGCACCGCTGACATTGCTGGATCTGCAGCCGCCACGGGGCAGCAAACCGTACGGGCACATGGGTTACTTCCGCGAAAGCGCACAGCCGTTGTGGGATGAGGTGCTTGATTGGCTGCAAAGCGTCCCTGCACACACCACATAA
- the phnX gene encoding phosphonoacetaldehyde hydrolase: MQYQQPTHLQAAILDWAGTVVDFGSFAPTQIFVEAFAEFGVAVSLEEARGPMGMGKWDHIRTLCNLPQIAERYRAAFDRVPSDDDVTAIYERFMPLQIEKIALHSALIPGALEAIAALRDKGLKIGSCSGYPAVVMAKVVELARENGYVADHVVATDEVPNGRPYPAQALANVIALGIDDVAACVKVDDTWPGILEGRAAGMWTVALTCSGNALGLTYEQYKALPSDRLAEERARIGKIFAPSRPHYLIDTIAELPEVIEDINARLARGETPQAC; encoded by the coding sequence ATGCAGTACCAACAACCGACTCACCTGCAAGCCGCGATCCTCGACTGGGCCGGCACCGTTGTCGATTTCGGCTCGTTCGCGCCGACGCAGATTTTCGTCGAAGCCTTTGCCGAGTTCGGCGTCGCGGTATCGCTGGAAGAAGCGCGCGGCCCAATGGGCATGGGCAAATGGGATCACATCCGAACCCTGTGCAACCTGCCGCAGATTGCCGAGCGTTATCGTGCAGCATTCGACCGCGTGCCGAGCGATGACGATGTGACGGCGATCTACGAACGCTTCATGCCGCTGCAGATCGAGAAAATAGCCCTGCATTCGGCGTTGATCCCGGGCGCGCTCGAGGCGATTGCGGCGTTGCGCGACAAGGGTTTGAAAATCGGTTCGTGCTCGGGTTACCCGGCGGTGGTGATGGCCAAGGTTGTCGAACTGGCGCGGGAAAATGGCTACGTCGCTGACCATGTCGTCGCCACCGATGAAGTGCCGAATGGCCGACCATATCCGGCGCAGGCTTTGGCCAACGTGATTGCTCTGGGTATCGATGATGTGGCGGCCTGCGTCAAGGTCGACGACACCTGGCCGGGGATTCTCGAAGGGCGCGCCGCCGGCATGTGGACGGTGGCATTGACCTGTTCCGGCAACGCACTGGGCCTGACCTATGAGCAATACAAGGCATTGCCGTCGGATCGACTGGCGGAAGAACGTGCGCGGATCGGCAAGATATTCGCCCCCTCGCGCCCGCATTATCTGATCGACACCATCGCCGAGCTGCCCGAAGTGATCGAAGACATCAATGCGCGCCTGGCCCGAGGCGAGACCCCGCAAGCCTGCTAA
- the map gene encoding type I methionyl aminopeptidase — translation MRNQIKINTPADIAQSRAAGKLAAEVLAMLVPHIKAGVTTDELDRLCNDYIVNVQKAVPANVGYHGFPKTVCASVNDVVCHGIPSGTPLKDGDIVNLDIAVIKDGWFGDTSRMYVVGEATPEAQHLIKTTYDAMCAGIRAVRPGATLGDIGHAIQSLAENEGFSVVREYCGHGIGKIYHDEPQILHYGFPNQGMKLKAGMIFTIEPMLNAGKRHVKNMPDGWTVLTKDGSLSAQWEHMVAVTETGFEILTAWPDDIEGYSPIT, via the coding sequence ATGAGAAACCAGATCAAGATCAACACCCCGGCCGACATCGCCCAATCGCGCGCTGCCGGCAAACTCGCCGCCGAAGTACTGGCGATGCTGGTGCCGCACATCAAGGCCGGCGTGACCACCGATGAACTGGATCGGCTGTGCAACGACTACATCGTCAATGTGCAGAAAGCGGTGCCGGCCAACGTTGGTTATCACGGTTTTCCGAAAACCGTCTGCGCCTCGGTCAACGATGTGGTGTGTCACGGCATTCCGTCGGGTACGCCGTTGAAGGACGGCGATATCGTCAACCTCGACATCGCGGTGATCAAGGATGGCTGGTTCGGCGATACCAGCCGCATGTACGTGGTTGGCGAAGCCACACCTGAAGCACAGCATTTGATCAAGACCACTTACGACGCCATGTGCGCGGGTATTCGCGCGGTTCGTCCGGGCGCGACCCTGGGCGACATCGGCCATGCGATCCAGAGTCTGGCGGAGAACGAAGGCTTCAGTGTGGTGCGCGAGTATTGCGGGCACGGGATTGGCAAGATCTACCACGATGAGCCGCAGATCCTGCACTACGGCTTCCCTAATCAGGGGATGAAGCTCAAGGCCGGGATGATCTTTACCATCGAGCCGATGCTCAATGCGGGCAAGCGCCATGTGAAGAACATGCCGGATGGCTGGACGGTGCTGACCAAGGATGGCTCGTTGTCGGCACAGTGGGAGCATATGGTGGCGGTGACGGAGACTGGCTTCGAAATCCTCACCGCCTGGCCCGACGACATCGAAGGCTATTCCCCGATCACCTAA
- the phnC gene encoding phosphonate ABC transporter ATP-binding protein, which produces MISIRQLSKHYGSNPVLRGIDLEVAAGEFVVVLGQSGAGKSTLLRCINRLAQADSGTLTVAGIDALACPDTSVLRREVAMIFQHHNVVPRLSVLKNILTGRLGSVSTLTSILQLFRRDDVALAMQCLERVELAHKAGERTDSLSGGQKQRVGIARALAQRPQVILADEPIASLDPKTARLVLQYLRDATRELGITVLCNLHQVEYAREFGDRVVGLAHGSLVFDGKASSMTDADLARIYPGQLAESCAELPKTTLSYRTASRA; this is translated from the coding sequence ATGATCAGCATCCGCCAACTGAGCAAACACTACGGCAGCAACCCGGTATTGCGTGGCATTGACCTGGAGGTCGCGGCCGGCGAATTCGTCGTGGTGCTCGGTCAGTCCGGCGCCGGTAAGTCGACCTTGCTGCGCTGTATCAATCGCCTGGCGCAGGCCGACAGCGGCACGTTGACCGTGGCCGGCATCGACGCCCTCGCCTGCCCTGACACCAGCGTTCTGCGCCGCGAAGTGGCGATGATTTTTCAGCATCACAACGTCGTGCCGCGCTTGAGCGTCTTGAAAAACATACTGACCGGACGCCTCGGTTCGGTCAGTACGCTCACCTCGATTCTGCAACTGTTTCGCCGTGACGATGTGGCGCTGGCGATGCAATGCCTGGAGCGTGTCGAACTGGCGCACAAGGCCGGCGAGCGCACGGATTCGCTGTCCGGTGGGCAGAAGCAACGCGTCGGCATTGCTCGCGCGTTGGCGCAACGACCGCAGGTGATTCTGGCCGATGAACCGATTGCCAGCCTTGACCCGAAAACCGCGCGCCTGGTGTTGCAGTACCTGCGCGACGCCACTCGCGAGCTGGGCATCACCGTGCTGTGCAATCTGCATCAGGTCGAATACGCCCGCGAGTTCGGCGACCGCGTGGTCGGCCTCGCGCACGGCAGCCTGGTGTTCGATGGCAAAGCGTCGAGCATGACCGACGCCGATCTGGCACGAATCTATCCGGGGCAATTGGCGGAATCTTGCGCAGAGCTCCCGAAAACCACCCTGTCCTATCGCACTGCTTCGAGGGCCTGA
- the phnD gene encoding phosphonate ABC transporter substrate-binding protein: MKTINQFLRAASLAVLALSASQGWAKDKLTIGLIPSEDSQAMIESSKQVLDDLQAKIGMPVVPFVATDYNGIIEALRSGKLDVAYLGPFSYVLATSVAEVEAFSVAVTKKTGQSAYKSVILARKDSGIHTLADLKGHTFAFVDPSSASGHLFPKAGLEQAGFVPDTLFKRVIFSGSHDASILAVKNKKVDAAAVADRIFASAVAKGVVKQDDFEIVWSSKPIPESPMVWRKALDPELKKKVADALASIKDVPWGDQGVLNGFQPTTDASYDVVRETAKVLDLDLRSMK; encoded by the coding sequence ATGAAAACAATTAACCAGTTTCTGCGTGCCGCCAGCCTTGCCGTACTTGCCCTGAGTGCCAGCCAGGGCTGGGCCAAGGACAAACTGACCATTGGCCTGATCCCTTCGGAAGACTCCCAGGCGATGATCGAATCGAGCAAACAAGTGCTCGACGATCTGCAAGCCAAAATCGGCATGCCGGTGGTGCCGTTCGTGGCCACCGATTACAACGGCATCATCGAAGCACTGCGCTCGGGCAAACTCGACGTTGCCTACCTCGGCCCGTTCTCCTACGTGCTGGCGACCTCGGTAGCCGAAGTCGAAGCGTTCTCCGTGGCGGTGACCAAAAAGACCGGCCAGAGCGCTTACAAAAGCGTGATCCTGGCGCGCAAGGACAGCGGCATTCATACGCTGGCCGACCTCAAGGGCCATACATTCGCGTTCGTCGACCCGAGCTCGGCGTCCGGTCATTTGTTCCCGAAAGCAGGACTGGAGCAGGCCGGGTTTGTGCCGGACACGTTGTTCAAACGCGTGATTTTCTCCGGTTCCCACGACGCCAGTATCCTCGCGGTCAAGAACAAGAAAGTCGACGCCGCCGCCGTGGCTGACCGCATCTTCGCCAGCGCCGTGGCCAAAGGCGTGGTCAAGCAGGATGACTTCGAAATTGTCTGGAGTTCCAAGCCGATTCCCGAATCGCCGATGGTCTGGCGCAAGGCGCTCGATCCGGAGTTGAAGAAGAAAGTCGCCGACGCACTGGCCTCGATCAAGGACGTGCCGTGGGGTGATCAGGGTGTGCTCAATGGCTTCCAACCCACCACCGACGCGTCCTATGACGTGGTGCGCGAAACCGCCAAGGTGCTCGATCTCGATTTGCGGAGCATGAAATGA
- a CDS encoding ParD-like family protein — translation MGIVKISEDMHENLRISSNALSRSINAQAEHWMRIGMLAELHPNLDHSAICRLLIRAEQNGGLDLQQLTQEAVSA, via the coding sequence ATGGGCATCGTAAAGATTTCAGAGGACATGCACGAGAACCTGCGAATCTCCAGCAACGCCCTCAGCCGCTCGATCAACGCGCAGGCCGAGCACTGGATGCGCATCGGCATGCTCGCCGAACTGCACCCCAACCTCGACCACAGTGCGATCTGCCGCTTGCTGATCCGCGCCGAACAAAATGGCGGGCTCGACCTGCAACAACTGACTCAGGAAGCCGTCAGCGCATGA
- a CDS encoding Ppx/GppA family phosphatase — translation MKEDASLFAAIDLGSNAFRLMIGQSVRSRKGLQIQEVKTLREPVRLAEGFDGGALDALALDRGWQALARFGKKLRGFQAGRVRAVATSAVREADNSQLFLASAERHLGFPIDVICGHEEARLVYAGVTHALPNAEDLRLVVDIGGGSTELILGQGSQPLLTESIAIGSGTLSARFFRSGDVSAGALQEAERFAILQFEKVARRYRAQGWQQTIGSSGTARMLAKVLKANHLNDFGQDGITYGGLLRLSLLLLKVNNVQQLKLAGLQPHRQSILPGGLVLMLAAFKVFGIAQMLPSEPGLRLGVLHGLMSQH, via the coding sequence ATGAAAGAAGACGCCTCGCTGTTTGCCGCCATCGACCTGGGTTCGAATGCCTTTCGCCTGATGATCGGCCAGTCAGTGCGAAGCCGCAAAGGCTTGCAGATTCAGGAAGTGAAAACCCTGCGTGAACCGGTGCGACTTGCTGAGGGTTTTGATGGCGGCGCGCTGGATGCGTTGGCCCTGGATCGTGGCTGGCAGGCGTTGGCGCGGTTCGGCAAGAAGCTGCGCGGTTTCCAGGCCGGTCGAGTCCGTGCGGTGGCCACCAGCGCGGTGCGCGAAGCCGACAATTCGCAACTGTTTCTGGCCAGTGCCGAACGGCATCTGGGTTTTCCCATTGACGTCATTTGCGGCCATGAAGAGGCGCGGCTGGTCTACGCCGGCGTGACCCACGCCTTGCCGAACGCCGAAGACCTGCGCCTGGTGGTCGACATCGGCGGCGGCTCCACGGAGCTGATCCTCGGCCAAGGCTCGCAACCTTTATTGACGGAGAGCATCGCCATCGGCAGCGGCACTTTGAGCGCGCGGTTCTTTCGCAGCGGCGATGTGTCCGCCGGCGCGTTACAGGAAGCCGAACGCTTCGCCATCCTGCAGTTTGAAAAAGTTGCTCGTCGCTATCGTGCTCAGGGCTGGCAGCAGACCATCGGCTCCTCCGGCACCGCGCGCATGCTTGCCAAAGTGCTCAAGGCCAACCACCTCAACGACTTCGGTCAGGACGGCATCACCTATGGCGGACTGCTGCGCCTGTCGCTGCTGCTGTTGAAGGTCAACAACGTGCAACAGCTCAAGCTCGCCGGCCTGCAACCACACCGCCAGAGCATTCTGCCCGGTGGGCTGGTGTTGATGCTGGCGGCGTTCAAAGTGTTCGGCATTGCGCAAATGCTGCCCTCCGAACCGGGTCTGCGTTTAGGCGTGTTGCACGGTTTGATGAGCCAGCACTGA
- a CDS encoding MFS transporter, translating into MNRAETMPGLAVRSASFRVAQWRMLLAAMFCYLFFYTGRQTFGFAIPGIQAEFGLSKETLGWASAAMLWAYAIGQAINGNLADKFGGRKIMTLGAVLSCGANWVTSFAGGFASLILPWGVNGYFQALGWAPGGRLIANWWAAGERGKVYGFYTFAAGCASVLSYVTSIVVLEVLQLEWRWIFRLPVLLMLAGGIIFYLVARERPQDLGFEPVADTGVANADDKHQEAAQGEVESSAQRYKAVLKNPRLLIAALSLGFQNAARYGLIVWVPVHFLGADWKSGDSLIDPKWITVALPVGMAVGALSNGWVSDKLFGSKRYLAIMLYMVLGAATSLWMWSLPPHSVIGLVALFLCGFFVYGPASSFWALCPDLVGAKRAGTATGIMNFSSYLFAGLAEPLIGRLLDTTANTSLIFIVVTSACLCSAAVALFIRR; encoded by the coding sequence ATGAATCGTGCCGAAACAATGCCTGGTCTCGCCGTACGTTCTGCCTCGTTCCGGGTCGCGCAGTGGCGCATGCTGCTGGCGGCGATGTTCTGTTACCTGTTTTTCTACACCGGCCGGCAGACCTTCGGGTTTGCCATTCCGGGGATTCAGGCCGAGTTCGGTCTGAGCAAGGAAACCCTCGGCTGGGCGTCTGCGGCGATGTTGTGGGCGTACGCCATCGGCCAGGCCATCAACGGCAACCTCGCCGACAAGTTCGGTGGCCGGAAGATCATGACCCTCGGCGCAGTACTGTCCTGCGGCGCCAATTGGGTGACCAGTTTTGCCGGCGGCTTTGCCAGCCTGATTCTGCCGTGGGGCGTCAACGGTTACTTTCAGGCCTTGGGCTGGGCGCCGGGCGGGCGGCTGATTGCCAATTGGTGGGCTGCGGGCGAGCGCGGCAAGGTCTATGGGTTCTACACCTTCGCCGCCGGTTGCGCGTCGGTTCTGTCGTACGTCACCTCTATCGTCGTGCTTGAAGTGCTGCAACTGGAATGGCGCTGGATCTTCCGTTTGCCAGTGCTGCTGATGCTTGCCGGCGGGATCATTTTCTATCTGGTTGCCCGCGAACGGCCACAGGATCTGGGCTTCGAGCCCGTGGCCGACACCGGTGTGGCCAACGCTGACGACAAACATCAGGAAGCGGCACAGGGCGAAGTCGAATCCTCGGCACAACGTTATAAAGCGGTGCTGAAGAACCCTCGCTTGCTGATCGCCGCACTGTCATTGGGCTTTCAGAACGCGGCGCGCTACGGCTTGATCGTCTGGGTGCCGGTGCACTTTCTTGGCGCCGACTGGAAAAGTGGTGACAGCCTGATCGATCCGAAATGGATCACCGTCGCCCTCCCCGTTGGCATGGCGGTCGGCGCGTTGAGCAACGGCTGGGTGTCGGACAAGCTGTTCGGTTCCAAGCGTTATCTGGCGATCATGCTCTATATGGTGCTGGGTGCTGCGACCAGTTTGTGGATGTGGAGCCTGCCGCCACACAGCGTAATCGGTCTGGTCGCGCTGTTCCTTTGCGGCTTCTTCGTCTACGGCCCGGCGTCGAGTTTCTGGGCGCTGTGCCCGGATCTGGTCGGGGCCAAACGCGCCGGTACGGCGACCGGGATCATGAACTTTTCCTCTTACCTGTTCGCCGGATTGGCCGAGCCACTGATCGGGCGTCTGCTTGACACTACGGCAAATACGTCTCTGATCTTCATAGTGGTCACCAGCGCCTGCCTGTGCAGCGCAGCAGTGGCATTGTTCATCCGACGCTGA